A single Sciurus carolinensis chromosome 15, mSciCar1.2, whole genome shotgun sequence DNA region contains:
- the Lrrc30 gene encoding leucine-rich repeat-containing protein 30 — MGARQSRTNSKDKDPKRMLLLGRKQRFSSWDDTLLLGKDPRSLLKRGMRHVSFSLVTKGMTDIPDFLWGLSEVQKLNLSHNQLRVLPPEVGKLTRIVVLNLCGNRLKSLPREVSLLQSLKVLFVNMNCLTEVPAELSLCRNLEVLSLSHNCLSQLPASFSDLSRLRKLNLSNNYFAHIPICVFSLKELDFLHVGSNRLENIAESIQCLASLQIFIAESNNIHSFPRSLCLVTSLELLNLNNNDIQTLPDELYLLYRLARIAWNPMDKGLHISHNPLSKPLPELVEGGLDMLFSYLKDKKHN; from the coding sequence ATGGGGGCCAGGCAGTCAAGGACCAACTCCAAGGACAAGGACCCCAAGAGGATGCTGCTCCTGGGGAGGAAACAGAGGTTTTCTTCATGGGATGATACCCTGCTCTTGGGAAAGGACCCACGGTCCCTGCTGAAGCGGGGCATGCGCCATGTCAGCTTCAGCTTGGTCACAAAAGGGATGACGGACATCCCAGATTTTCTGTGGGGTTTGTCTGAGGTTCAGAAACTCAACCTGTCCCACAATCAGCTCCGGGTTCTCCCTCCAGAGGTGGGGAAACTGACCCGCATCGTGGTCCTGAACTTGTGCGGAAATCGCCTGAAGAGTCTGCCCAGAGAAGTCAGCCTCCTCCAGAGCCTCAAAGTCCTGTTCGTCAACATGAACTGCCTGACGGAGGTGCCCGCTGAGCTGAGCCTGTGCAGAAACCTGGAAGTGCTGAGTTTGTCGCACAACTGCCTGTCCCAGCTTCCCGCCAGCTTCTCAGACCTCTCCAGATTGAGGAAGCTGAACCTCAGCAACAACTACTTTGCGCATATCCCCATCTGTGTGTTCTCACTGAAGGAGCTGGATTTCTTGCATGTGGGCTCAAATCGCTTGGAAAACATCGCGGAGAGCATCCAGTGCCTGGCCAGCCTGCAGATCTTCATTGCAGAGAGTAATAACATCCACTCCTTCCCGAGGTCGCTCTGCCTAGTCACGAGCCTGGAGCTGCTGAACCTGAACAACAATGACATCCAGACCCTCCCAGATGAACTCTACCTGCTGTATAGATTGGCAAGGATTGCCTGGAATCCCATGGACAAAGGGCTTCACATTTCCCATAACCCTTTATCCAAGCCCCTGCCGGAGCTGGTGGAGGGGGGCCTGGACATGCTCTTCAGCTACCTGAAGGACAAAAAGCACAACTGA